A DNA window from Corvus hawaiiensis isolate bCorHaw1 chromosome 11, bCorHaw1.pri.cur, whole genome shotgun sequence contains the following coding sequences:
- the SEC13 gene encoding protein SEC13 homolog isoform X3: protein MVSVINTVDTSHEDMIHDAQMDYYGTRLATCSSDRSVKIFDVRNGGQILIADLRGHEGPVWQVAWAHPMYGNILASCSYDRKVIIWKEENGTWEKTYEYTGHDSSVNSVCWAPHDYGLILACGSSDGAISLLSYTGDGQWEVKKISNAHTIGCNAVSWAPAVVPGSLIEQPSGQKPNYIKRFASGGCDNLVKIWKEEDGQWKEEQKLEAHSDWVRDVAWAPSIGLPTSTIASCSQDGRVFIWTCDDASGNSWSPKLLHKFNDVVWHVSWSITANILAVSGGDNKVTLWKESVDGLWACISDVNKGQGGVSAVIEGQQNEQ, encoded by the exons ATG GTCTCGGTCATTAACACCGTGGACACGTCCCACGAGGACATGATT CACGATGCACAGATGGATTACTACGGCACGCGCCTGGCGACCTGCTCCTCGGACCGATCCGTGAAGATCTTCGACGTCCGGAATGGAGGGCAGATCCTCATTGCAGACCTGAGGGG GCACGAAGGTCCCGTGTGGCAGGTTGCCTGGGCTCATCCTATGTATGGGAATATCTTGGCTTCCTGTTCCTATGACAGGAAGGTTATTatctggaaggaagaaaatggcaCTTGGGAAAAGACCTATGAGTACACGGGACATGATTCCTCAG TGAATTCTGTCTGCTGGGCACCACACGACTATGGACTGATCCTGGCCTGTGGGAGCTCTGATGGGGCCATTTCCTTGTTGAGCTACACGGGTGATGGGCAGTGGGAAGTCAAAAAGATCAGCAATGCACACACG ATTGGATGTAATGCAGTTAGCTGGGCTCCTGCTGTTGTACCAGGGAGCCTTATAGAACAACCTTCTGGTCAAAAGCCGAACTACATCAAACGATTTGCATCTGGTGGCTGTGACAACCTGGTCAAGATCTGGAA GGAAGAAGACGGTCAGTGGAAAGAAGAGCAGAAGCTGGAGGCTCACAGTGACTGGGTGCGAGACGTGGCCTGGGCTCCATCCATAGGTTTGCCAACCAGCACCATTGCTAGCTGCTCACAG GATGGCCGAGTGTTTATCTGGACGTGTGATGATGCCTCTGGAAACTCCTGGTCGCCAAAGCTGCTGCACAAGTTCAATGATGTTGTCTGGCATGTGAGCTGGTCCATCACTGCCAATATCCTTGCAGTGTCTGGAGGAGACAACAAA GTGACACTGTGGAAGGAGTCGGTGGACGGACTGTGGGCGTGTATCAGCGACGTGAACAAGGGCCAAGGAGGGGTGTCTGCTGTGATAGAAGGGCAGCAGAATGAGCAGTGA
- the SEC13 gene encoding protein SEC13 homolog isoform X2, which produces MVSVINTVDTSHEDMIHDAQMDYYGTRLATCSSDRSVKIFDVRNGGQILIADLRGHEGPVWQVAWAHPMYGNILASCSYDRKVIIWKEENGTWEKTYEYTGHDSSVNSVCWAPHDYGLILACGSSDGAISLLSYTGDGQWEVKKISNAHTIGCNAVSWAPAVVPGSLIEQPSGQKPNYIKRFASGGCDNLVKIWKEEDGQWKEEQKLEAHSDWVRDVAWAPSIGLPTSTIASCSQDGRVFIWTCDDASGNSWSPKLLHKFNDVVWHVSWSITANILAVSGGDNKVTLWKESVDGLWACISDVNKGQGGVSAVIEGQQNEQ; this is translated from the exons aTG GTCTCGGTCATTAACACCGTGGACACGTCCCACGAGGACATGATT CACGATGCACAGATGGATTACTACGGCACGCGCCTGGCGACCTGCTCCTCGGACCGATCCGTGAAGATCTTCGACGTCCGGAATGGAGGGCAGATCCTCATTGCAGACCTGAGGGG GCACGAAGGTCCCGTGTGGCAGGTTGCCTGGGCTCATCCTATGTATGGGAATATCTTGGCTTCCTGTTCCTATGACAGGAAGGTTATTatctggaaggaagaaaatggcaCTTGGGAAAAGACCTATGAGTACACGGGACATGATTCCTCAG TGAATTCTGTCTGCTGGGCACCACACGACTATGGACTGATCCTGGCCTGTGGGAGCTCTGATGGGGCCATTTCCTTGTTGAGCTACACGGGTGATGGGCAGTGGGAAGTCAAAAAGATCAGCAATGCACACACG ATTGGATGTAATGCAGTTAGCTGGGCTCCTGCTGTTGTACCAGGGAGCCTTATAGAACAACCTTCTGGTCAAAAGCCGAACTACATCAAACGATTTGCATCTGGTGGCTGTGACAACCTGGTCAAGATCTGGAA GGAAGAAGACGGTCAGTGGAAAGAAGAGCAGAAGCTGGAGGCTCACAGTGACTGGGTGCGAGACGTGGCCTGGGCTCCATCCATAGGTTTGCCAACCAGCACCATTGCTAGCTGCTCACAG GATGGCCGAGTGTTTATCTGGACGTGTGATGATGCCTCTGGAAACTCCTGGTCGCCAAAGCTGCTGCACAAGTTCAATGATGTTGTCTGGCATGTGAGCTGGTCCATCACTGCCAATATCCTTGCAGTGTCTGGAGGAGACAACAAA GTGACACTGTGGAAGGAGTCGGTGGACGGACTGTGGGCGTGTATCAGCGACGTGAACAAGGGCCAAGGAGGGGTGTCTGCTGTGATAGAAGGGCAGCAGAATGAGCAGTGA
- the LOC125331338 gene encoding cullin-associated NEDD8-dissociated protein 1-like isoform X1, which produces MASVSYHISSLLEKMTSTDKDFRFMATNDLMMELQKDSIKLDEDSEKKVVKMLLKLLEDKNGEVQNLAVKCLGPLVGKVKEYQVETIVDTLCTNMLSDKEQLRDISSIGLKTVISELPPASTGSTMTANVCKKITAQLTGAIGKQEDVSVQLEALDILSDMLSRLGGTLYSFHSSILTCLLPQLTSPRLAVRKRAIVALGHLVLTCSGNIFSELTEHLLAELKRNESTSTTRTYIQCVAGISRQAGHRIGEHLEKIIPLIVQYSNVDDDELREYCFQAFESFVRRCPKEMDPHISSVMALCLKYITFDPNYNYDNEEEEEEMMETENGEDEEQESDDEYSDDDDISWKVRRAAAKCLEAIVSSRHDLLQDFYRTLSPALISRFKEREENVKADIFNAYISLLKQTLPTQSWLHSSDASGKDDVPLTMLQNQVPNIIKALHKQLKEKSIKSRQGCFSLLTELASVLPGCLADHIPALIPGIVFSLADKSSSSNMRIDTLSFLHVLLCNHQPEVFHPHVKTLLPSIVTCIGDTFYKITSEALLVTQQLVKVIRPLDKPYTFDAKPYVKDLFPGTLKRLEAADIDQEVKERAISCMGQIIYNLGDHLSTDLQPTLKIFLERLKNEITRLTTVKALTLIASSPLKIDLRPILGEGLPILASFLRKNQRALKLSTLNALDILVRNYSDSLKPAMIEAVLTELPVLITENDMHVSQVTIMFLVTLAKVYPSCLCKISGSVLAEIFQLVHSPLLQGGALNAIIDFFQALVLTKMAAMGYPELMKQLTAPIYSSGSAGASLTLHKQAYHSVAKCVAALSSACPKEAPATVNQFVQDVRSPKSSPAVQVLAFLFLAEVGRTTNLSAQRELRTVILEAFASPSEEVKSAASYALGNISVGNLQEYLPFMLKEIGSQPKRQYLLLHSLKEVISSSPADSLTPYVEDIWALLFKHSECTEEGTRNVVAECLGKLTLVNPAELLPRLRKQLSAGSPHARSTVVTAIKFTITDQPQPIDTLLKGCIGDFLQTLQDPDLNVRRVALALFNSAAHNKPSLIRDLLNTVLPSLYNETKVRRELIREVEMGPFKHTVDDGLDVRKAAFECMYTLLESCLDRLDIYDYLNHVEDGLKDHYDIRMLTFIMVARLSVLCPNAVLQRLERLIEPLRATCSTKVKAGSVKQEFEKQDELKRSAMRAVAALLTIPEVEKSPAMAEFSSQIRSSPEMASLFESIQKDSASLPTSESMDMS; this is translated from the exons ATGGCCAGCGTCTCCTACCATATCTCCAGCCTGCTGGAGAAGATGACCTCCACCGACAAGGACTTCAG GTTTATGGCCACCAATGACCTGATGATGGAACTGCAGAAAGATTCAATAAAGCTAGATGAAGACAGTGAGAAAAAAGTtgtgaaaatgcttttgaaattgCTGGAGGACAAAAATGGGGAAGTACAGAACCTTGCTGTCAAATG ccTGGGCCCACTGGTTGGCAAAGTGAAGGAGTACCAGGTGGAGACCATCGTGGATACGCTCTGTACGAACATGCTGTCAGACAAGGAGCAGCTGCGAGATATCTCCAGCATCGGCCTCAAAACAGTTATTTCTGAGCTGCCACCAGCCTCCACAG GTTCTACCATGACAGCAAATGTGTGCAAAAAGATCACAGCCCAGCTGACAGGAGCCATTGGCAAGCAGGAGGATGTGTCCGTGCAGCTGGAAGCTCTTGACATCCTGTCAGATATGCTGAGCAG GTTGGGAGGAACACTCTACTCGTTCCACTCCTCCATCCTGACCTGCCTGCTGCCCCAGCTGACGAGCCCCAGGCTGGCAGTACGTAAACGGGCCATCGTTGCCTTGGGGCACCTGGTCTTGACCTGCAGTGGAAACATCTTCTCAGAGCTTACAGAGCATCTGCTGGCGGAGCTGAAGAGGAACGAGTCTACGTCGACCACCAGGACGTACATTCAGTGTGTGGCTGGCATCAGCAGGCAGGCTGGGCACCGCATAG GAGAACACCTGGAGAAGATAATTCCTCTGATTGTTCAGTACAGTAATGTGGATGATGATGAGCTGCGGGAGTACTGTTTCCAGGCCTTCGAGTCCTTTGTGAGAAG GTGCCCAAAGGAAATGGATCCTCACATCTCGAGTGTGATGGCACTATGTTTGAAGTACATTACCTTTGACCCAAACTACAACTATGAtaatgaggaggaagaggaagagatgaTGGAAACTGAAAATGGGGAGGATGAAGAGCAAG AAAGCGACGATGAGTACAGCGACGATGACGACATCAGCTGGAAGGTCCGCAGGGCTGCGGCCAAGTGCCTGGAGGCCATTGTCAGCAGCAGGCACGATCTCCTGCAGGACTTCTACAGAACTCTCTCCCCAGCCTTGATAAGCAGGTTCAAAGAGAGGGAGGAGAATGTCAAAGCTGATATCTTCAATGCTTACATCTCCTTGCTGAAGCAAACACTGCCcacccagagctggctgcactCTTCCGATGCCTCTGGCAAGGATGATGTTCCCCTGACGATGCTTCAGAACCAG GTTCCCAACATCATCAAGGCCTTGCACAAGCAGCTCAAAGAAAAGAGCATCAAATCAAGACAGGGTTGTTTCAGCCTCCTGACAGAACTGGCCAGTGTTCTTCCTGGCTGCCTGGCAGATCATATACCTGCACTTATACCTG GTATTGTTTTCTCCTTGGCAGATAAATCCAGCTCCTCCAACATGCGGATCGACACACTGTCCTTCCTCCACGTCCTTCTCTGCAACCACCAGCCAGAGGTATTTCACCCTCATGTCAAAACCCTGCTGCCTTCTATTGTAACCTGTATTGGAGACACCTTTTATAAGATCACATCAGAAGCTTTGCTGGTGACTCAGCAGCTTGTGAAAGTTATCAGGCCTTTGGACAAACCTTACACCTTTGATGCCAAGCCCTATGTGAAGGACCTTTTCCCTGGTACTCTGAAGCGGCTGGAGGCAGCTGACATCGACCAGGAGGTGAAGGAACGTGCCATCTCCTGCATGGGACAAATAATTTACAACTTGGGAGACCATTTAAGCACTGACCTCCAGCCAACCTTGAAGATATTTCTGGAAAGGCTCAAAAATGAAATCACCAGACTAACAACAGTTAAAGCGTTAACCTTAATTGCTAGTTCTCCACTTAAAATAGATTTGAGACCCATCCTAGGGGAAGGTCTCCCCATTTTAGCTTCCTTCTTGAGAAAGAATCAACgtgccttgaaactgagcactcTGAATGCTCTGGACATCCTGGTGAGGAACTACAGCGACAGCCTCAAGCCTGCCATGATTGAGGCTGTGCTAACAGAGCTCCCTGTCTTAATTACCGAGAATGACATGCACGTGTCCCAGGTGACCATCATGTTCCTTGTGACTTTGGCCAAGGTTTATCCATCCTGCCTCTGCAAGATCAGCGGCTCCGTCCTTGCTGAAATCTTTCAGCTTGTCCACTCACCTTTGCTTCAAGGAGGGGCTCTGAATGCCATCATTGACTTCTTCCAGGCACTGGTCCTCACAAAGATGGCTGCCATGGGTTACCCAGAGCTGATGAAGCAGCTGACGGCACCCATTTACTCCTCGGGTTCAGCCGGGGCCTCGCTGACGTTGCACAAACAGGCGTATCACTCTGTCGCAAAGTGCGTGGCAGCCCTGTCCTCAGCCTGCCCAAAGGAAGCCCCTGCAACAGTGAACCAGTTTGTCCAGGATGTGAGAAGTCCCAAGTCCAGCCCTGCTGTTCAAGTGCTGGCTTTCCTCTTCCTGGCAGAGGTGGGCCGCACCACAAACCTTAGTGCTCAGAGGGAGCTCAGAACCGTCATCCTGGAAGCGTTCGCTTCCCCCAGCGAAGAGGTGAAATCTGCTGCCTCCTACGCGCTGGGGAACATCAGCGTTGGGAATCTGCAGGAGTATCTGCCCTTCATGCTGAAGGAGATCGGAAGCCAGCCCAAGCGACAGTACCTGCTGCTGCACTCCCTGAAGGAAGTCATCAGCTCCTCCCCAGCCGACAGCCTCACGCCTTACGTGGAGGATATCTGGGCTCTGCTCTTCAAGCACTCTGAGTGCACAGAGGAGGGGACGCGCAACGTGGTGGCGGAATGCCTGGGGAAGCTGACTTTGGTGAaccctgctgagctgctgccccgGCTGAGGAAACAGCTGTCAGCAG GCTCCCCACATGCCCGGAGCACTGTGGTTACTGCCATCAAGTTCACGATTACAGACCAGCCTCAGCCCATCGACACTCTCCTGAAAGGCTGCATAG GTGACTTCTTACAAACCCTGCAAGATCCAGACCTCAACGTTCGCCGTGTGGCTTTAGCCCTGTTTAATTCTGCTGCTCACAACAAGCCTTCTTTAATCCGGGATTTACTGAATACAGTGCTACCCAGCCTGTACAATGAAACGAAAGTCCGAAGGGAGCTCATCCGGGAG GTGGAGATGGGGCCATTCAAGCACACAGTGGATGATGGCCTTGATGTGAGGAAAGCCGCTTTCGAGTGCATGTACACcctgctggaaagctgcctggatCGGCTGGACATCTATGACTACCTGAACCATGTGGAGGATGGGCTGAAGGATCACTACGACATTCGG aTGCTGACGTTCATCATGGTGGCACGGCTCTCGGTACTCTGCCCCAACGCTGTGCTGCAGCGGCTCGAGCGGCTGATCGAGCCCCTCCGGGCAACCTGCTCCACAAAG GTGAAAGCTGGTTCAGTGAAGCAGGAGTTTGAGAAGCAGGATGAGCTGAAGCGCTCGGCCATGCGCGCAGTAGCTGCTCTCCTGACCATCCCTGAGGTGGAGAAAAGCCCAGCAATGGCAGAGTTTTCATCCCAGATCAGATCCAGTCCTGAAATGGCATCACTTTTTGAGAGCATTCAGAAAGATTCTGCTTCCCTCCCCACCTCGGAGTCAATGGACATGAGCTAA
- the SEC13 gene encoding protein SEC13 homolog isoform X1, translating into MAEPGSAGPGSPPAPFRAGRPQGGGRSRARRLWGPGRRPLPTKGSVRAQPVPLPVPGAGQVSVINTVDTSHEDMIHDAQMDYYGTRLATCSSDRSVKIFDVRNGGQILIADLRGHEGPVWQVAWAHPMYGNILASCSYDRKVIIWKEENGTWEKTYEYTGHDSSVNSVCWAPHDYGLILACGSSDGAISLLSYTGDGQWEVKKISNAHTIGCNAVSWAPAVVPGSLIEQPSGQKPNYIKRFASGGCDNLVKIWKEEDGQWKEEQKLEAHSDWVRDVAWAPSIGLPTSTIASCSQDGRVFIWTCDDASGNSWSPKLLHKFNDVVWHVSWSITANILAVSGGDNKVTLWKESVDGLWACISDVNKGQGGVSAVIEGQQNEQ; encoded by the exons ATGGCGGAGCCCGGCTCTGCGGGGCCCGGGTCGCCGCCCGCTCCGTTCCGTGCCGGGCGGCCCCAAggcggcgggaggagccgggcgAGACGGCTttgggggccggggcggcggccCCTGCCGACGAAGGGTTCTGTCCGGGCCCAGCCGGTGCCTTTGCCCGTGCCCGGGGCCGGACAG GTCTCGGTCATTAACACCGTGGACACGTCCCACGAGGACATGATT CACGATGCACAGATGGATTACTACGGCACGCGCCTGGCGACCTGCTCCTCGGACCGATCCGTGAAGATCTTCGACGTCCGGAATGGAGGGCAGATCCTCATTGCAGACCTGAGGGG GCACGAAGGTCCCGTGTGGCAGGTTGCCTGGGCTCATCCTATGTATGGGAATATCTTGGCTTCCTGTTCCTATGACAGGAAGGTTATTatctggaaggaagaaaatggcaCTTGGGAAAAGACCTATGAGTACACGGGACATGATTCCTCAG TGAATTCTGTCTGCTGGGCACCACACGACTATGGACTGATCCTGGCCTGTGGGAGCTCTGATGGGGCCATTTCCTTGTTGAGCTACACGGGTGATGGGCAGTGGGAAGTCAAAAAGATCAGCAATGCACACACG ATTGGATGTAATGCAGTTAGCTGGGCTCCTGCTGTTGTACCAGGGAGCCTTATAGAACAACCTTCTGGTCAAAAGCCGAACTACATCAAACGATTTGCATCTGGTGGCTGTGACAACCTGGTCAAGATCTGGAA GGAAGAAGACGGTCAGTGGAAAGAAGAGCAGAAGCTGGAGGCTCACAGTGACTGGGTGCGAGACGTGGCCTGGGCTCCATCCATAGGTTTGCCAACCAGCACCATTGCTAGCTGCTCACAG GATGGCCGAGTGTTTATCTGGACGTGTGATGATGCCTCTGGAAACTCCTGGTCGCCAAAGCTGCTGCACAAGTTCAATGATGTTGTCTGGCATGTGAGCTGGTCCATCACTGCCAATATCCTTGCAGTGTCTGGAGGAGACAACAAA GTGACACTGTGGAAGGAGTCGGTGGACGGACTGTGGGCGTGTATCAGCGACGTGAACAAGGGCCAAGGAGGGGTGTCTGCTGTGATAGAAGGGCAGCAGAATGAGCAGTGA
- the LOC125331338 gene encoding cullin-associated NEDD8-dissociated protein 1-like isoform X2 — translation MPLNGSVHPRAPESLGPLVGKVKEYQVETIVDTLCTNMLSDKEQLRDISSIGLKTVISELPPASTGSTMTANVCKKITAQLTGAIGKQEDVSVQLEALDILSDMLSRLGGTLYSFHSSILTCLLPQLTSPRLAVRKRAIVALGHLVLTCSGNIFSELTEHLLAELKRNESTSTTRTYIQCVAGISRQAGHRIGEHLEKIIPLIVQYSNVDDDELREYCFQAFESFVRRCPKEMDPHISSVMALCLKYITFDPNYNYDNEEEEEEMMETENGEDEEQESDDEYSDDDDISWKVRRAAAKCLEAIVSSRHDLLQDFYRTLSPALISRFKEREENVKADIFNAYISLLKQTLPTQSWLHSSDASGKDDVPLTMLQNQVPNIIKALHKQLKEKSIKSRQGCFSLLTELASVLPGCLADHIPALIPGIVFSLADKSSSSNMRIDTLSFLHVLLCNHQPEVFHPHVKTLLPSIVTCIGDTFYKITSEALLVTQQLVKVIRPLDKPYTFDAKPYVKDLFPGTLKRLEAADIDQEVKERAISCMGQIIYNLGDHLSTDLQPTLKIFLERLKNEITRLTTVKALTLIASSPLKIDLRPILGEGLPILASFLRKNQRALKLSTLNALDILVRNYSDSLKPAMIEAVLTELPVLITENDMHVSQVTIMFLVTLAKVYPSCLCKISGSVLAEIFQLVHSPLLQGGALNAIIDFFQALVLTKMAAMGYPELMKQLTAPIYSSGSAGASLTLHKQAYHSVAKCVAALSSACPKEAPATVNQFVQDVRSPKSSPAVQVLAFLFLAEVGRTTNLSAQRELRTVILEAFASPSEEVKSAASYALGNISVGNLQEYLPFMLKEIGSQPKRQYLLLHSLKEVISSSPADSLTPYVEDIWALLFKHSECTEEGTRNVVAECLGKLTLVNPAELLPRLRKQLSAGSPHARSTVVTAIKFTITDQPQPIDTLLKGCIGDFLQTLQDPDLNVRRVALALFNSAAHNKPSLIRDLLNTVLPSLYNETKVRRELIREVEMGPFKHTVDDGLDVRKAAFECMYTLLESCLDRLDIYDYLNHVEDGLKDHYDIRMLTFIMVARLSVLCPNAVLQRLERLIEPLRATCSTKVKAGSVKQEFEKQDELKRSAMRAVAALLTIPEVEKSPAMAEFSSQIRSSPEMASLFESIQKDSASLPTSESMDMS, via the exons ATGCCATTGAATGGCTCAGTTCACCCCAGGGCTCCAGAAAG ccTGGGCCCACTGGTTGGCAAAGTGAAGGAGTACCAGGTGGAGACCATCGTGGATACGCTCTGTACGAACATGCTGTCAGACAAGGAGCAGCTGCGAGATATCTCCAGCATCGGCCTCAAAACAGTTATTTCTGAGCTGCCACCAGCCTCCACAG GTTCTACCATGACAGCAAATGTGTGCAAAAAGATCACAGCCCAGCTGACAGGAGCCATTGGCAAGCAGGAGGATGTGTCCGTGCAGCTGGAAGCTCTTGACATCCTGTCAGATATGCTGAGCAG GTTGGGAGGAACACTCTACTCGTTCCACTCCTCCATCCTGACCTGCCTGCTGCCCCAGCTGACGAGCCCCAGGCTGGCAGTACGTAAACGGGCCATCGTTGCCTTGGGGCACCTGGTCTTGACCTGCAGTGGAAACATCTTCTCAGAGCTTACAGAGCATCTGCTGGCGGAGCTGAAGAGGAACGAGTCTACGTCGACCACCAGGACGTACATTCAGTGTGTGGCTGGCATCAGCAGGCAGGCTGGGCACCGCATAG GAGAACACCTGGAGAAGATAATTCCTCTGATTGTTCAGTACAGTAATGTGGATGATGATGAGCTGCGGGAGTACTGTTTCCAGGCCTTCGAGTCCTTTGTGAGAAG GTGCCCAAAGGAAATGGATCCTCACATCTCGAGTGTGATGGCACTATGTTTGAAGTACATTACCTTTGACCCAAACTACAACTATGAtaatgaggaggaagaggaagagatgaTGGAAACTGAAAATGGGGAGGATGAAGAGCAAG AAAGCGACGATGAGTACAGCGACGATGACGACATCAGCTGGAAGGTCCGCAGGGCTGCGGCCAAGTGCCTGGAGGCCATTGTCAGCAGCAGGCACGATCTCCTGCAGGACTTCTACAGAACTCTCTCCCCAGCCTTGATAAGCAGGTTCAAAGAGAGGGAGGAGAATGTCAAAGCTGATATCTTCAATGCTTACATCTCCTTGCTGAAGCAAACACTGCCcacccagagctggctgcactCTTCCGATGCCTCTGGCAAGGATGATGTTCCCCTGACGATGCTTCAGAACCAG GTTCCCAACATCATCAAGGCCTTGCACAAGCAGCTCAAAGAAAAGAGCATCAAATCAAGACAGGGTTGTTTCAGCCTCCTGACAGAACTGGCCAGTGTTCTTCCTGGCTGCCTGGCAGATCATATACCTGCACTTATACCTG GTATTGTTTTCTCCTTGGCAGATAAATCCAGCTCCTCCAACATGCGGATCGACACACTGTCCTTCCTCCACGTCCTTCTCTGCAACCACCAGCCAGAGGTATTTCACCCTCATGTCAAAACCCTGCTGCCTTCTATTGTAACCTGTATTGGAGACACCTTTTATAAGATCACATCAGAAGCTTTGCTGGTGACTCAGCAGCTTGTGAAAGTTATCAGGCCTTTGGACAAACCTTACACCTTTGATGCCAAGCCCTATGTGAAGGACCTTTTCCCTGGTACTCTGAAGCGGCTGGAGGCAGCTGACATCGACCAGGAGGTGAAGGAACGTGCCATCTCCTGCATGGGACAAATAATTTACAACTTGGGAGACCATTTAAGCACTGACCTCCAGCCAACCTTGAAGATATTTCTGGAAAGGCTCAAAAATGAAATCACCAGACTAACAACAGTTAAAGCGTTAACCTTAATTGCTAGTTCTCCACTTAAAATAGATTTGAGACCCATCCTAGGGGAAGGTCTCCCCATTTTAGCTTCCTTCTTGAGAAAGAATCAACgtgccttgaaactgagcactcTGAATGCTCTGGACATCCTGGTGAGGAACTACAGCGACAGCCTCAAGCCTGCCATGATTGAGGCTGTGCTAACAGAGCTCCCTGTCTTAATTACCGAGAATGACATGCACGTGTCCCAGGTGACCATCATGTTCCTTGTGACTTTGGCCAAGGTTTATCCATCCTGCCTCTGCAAGATCAGCGGCTCCGTCCTTGCTGAAATCTTTCAGCTTGTCCACTCACCTTTGCTTCAAGGAGGGGCTCTGAATGCCATCATTGACTTCTTCCAGGCACTGGTCCTCACAAAGATGGCTGCCATGGGTTACCCAGAGCTGATGAAGCAGCTGACGGCACCCATTTACTCCTCGGGTTCAGCCGGGGCCTCGCTGACGTTGCACAAACAGGCGTATCACTCTGTCGCAAAGTGCGTGGCAGCCCTGTCCTCAGCCTGCCCAAAGGAAGCCCCTGCAACAGTGAACCAGTTTGTCCAGGATGTGAGAAGTCCCAAGTCCAGCCCTGCTGTTCAAGTGCTGGCTTTCCTCTTCCTGGCAGAGGTGGGCCGCACCACAAACCTTAGTGCTCAGAGGGAGCTCAGAACCGTCATCCTGGAAGCGTTCGCTTCCCCCAGCGAAGAGGTGAAATCTGCTGCCTCCTACGCGCTGGGGAACATCAGCGTTGGGAATCTGCAGGAGTATCTGCCCTTCATGCTGAAGGAGATCGGAAGCCAGCCCAAGCGACAGTACCTGCTGCTGCACTCCCTGAAGGAAGTCATCAGCTCCTCCCCAGCCGACAGCCTCACGCCTTACGTGGAGGATATCTGGGCTCTGCTCTTCAAGCACTCTGAGTGCACAGAGGAGGGGACGCGCAACGTGGTGGCGGAATGCCTGGGGAAGCTGACTTTGGTGAaccctgctgagctgctgccccgGCTGAGGAAACAGCTGTCAGCAG GCTCCCCACATGCCCGGAGCACTGTGGTTACTGCCATCAAGTTCACGATTACAGACCAGCCTCAGCCCATCGACACTCTCCTGAAAGGCTGCATAG GTGACTTCTTACAAACCCTGCAAGATCCAGACCTCAACGTTCGCCGTGTGGCTTTAGCCCTGTTTAATTCTGCTGCTCACAACAAGCCTTCTTTAATCCGGGATTTACTGAATACAGTGCTACCCAGCCTGTACAATGAAACGAAAGTCCGAAGGGAGCTCATCCGGGAG GTGGAGATGGGGCCATTCAAGCACACAGTGGATGATGGCCTTGATGTGAGGAAAGCCGCTTTCGAGTGCATGTACACcctgctggaaagctgcctggatCGGCTGGACATCTATGACTACCTGAACCATGTGGAGGATGGGCTGAAGGATCACTACGACATTCGG aTGCTGACGTTCATCATGGTGGCACGGCTCTCGGTACTCTGCCCCAACGCTGTGCTGCAGCGGCTCGAGCGGCTGATCGAGCCCCTCCGGGCAACCTGCTCCACAAAG GTGAAAGCTGGTTCAGTGAAGCAGGAGTTTGAGAAGCAGGATGAGCTGAAGCGCTCGGCCATGCGCGCAGTAGCTGCTCTCCTGACCATCCCTGAGGTGGAGAAAAGCCCAGCAATGGCAGAGTTTTCATCCCAGATCAGATCCAGTCCTGAAATGGCATCACTTTTTGAGAGCATTCAGAAAGATTCTGCTTCCCTCCCCACCTCGGAGTCAATGGACATGAGCTAA